A genomic region of Methanothermobacter thermautotrophicus str. Delta H contains the following coding sequences:
- a CDS encoding radical SAM/SPASM domain-containing protein: MKCKHCYEYAGRKSCEMKPSEGLRVIDTLADAGVTSLAFSGGEPSIHPTIIEYISRSHENGMYTAMATNGYIFSDMDACSKFVDAGLQFVQISIDSIRPEVHDRFRGVDGSWERACEAVKNFSEYDILVEVATTVTSENCMHLAGMGEFFHELGADWFMLYNFIPAGRGNENQELDISPGERYRVLCDAHHSNLQEKIQILSTAPQFAPIAAGLSHDKKIIPTHFYNPEYTEETLQLAEFIGGCGAGRFYLSIEPDGDIYPCVFFPHREDMRVGNILEDSFEDLWKTNKVLKTLRDRDELTGHCGSCESRYICGGCRARALSYLGDIRSPDPGCVNNMSEWCRICGEKETGGV; encoded by the coding sequence ATGAAGTGTAAACATTGCTATGAATACGCCGGTCGAAAATCATGTGAAATGAAACCTTCTGAAGGTCTCAGGGTTATAGACACCCTCGCAGACGCAGGTGTAACATCCCTTGCCTTTTCGGGTGGAGAACCAAGCATACACCCCACCATAATAGAGTACATATCAAGGTCCCATGAAAACGGCATGTACACTGCCATGGCAACCAATGGCTACATCTTCAGTGACATGGATGCTTGCAGTAAATTCGTCGATGCGGGCCTGCAGTTTGTCCAGATAAGCATAGATTCAATAAGGCCAGAGGTCCATGACAGATTCCGTGGTGTTGATGGCTCATGGGAGAGGGCCTGTGAGGCCGTTAAAAACTTCTCAGAGTACGACATCCTTGTGGAGGTTGCGACCACTGTAACCTCAGAGAACTGTATGCATCTGGCCGGCATGGGTGAATTCTTCCATGAGCTGGGTGCAGACTGGTTCATGCTCTACAACTTCATACCCGCTGGCAGGGGAAATGAGAACCAGGAACTGGACATAAGCCCGGGTGAAAGATACAGGGTCCTCTGTGATGCCCACCACAGTAACCTCCAGGAGAAAATCCAGATACTTTCAACGGCGCCACAGTTCGCACCAATTGCAGCGGGTCTCAGCCATGATAAGAAGATAATACCCACCCACTTCTATAACCCCGAATACACAGAGGAAACTCTTCAGCTGGCTGAATTCATCGGTGGATGTGGCGCTGGAAGATTTTACCTTAGCATAGAACCTGATGGCGATATCTACCCCTGCGTATTTTTCCCCCACCGTGAGGATATGCGTGTGGGAAACATTCTCGAAGACAGCTTTGAAGATTTATGGAAGACAAATAAGGTCCTCAAGACCCTCAGGGACAGGGATGAACTCACAGGTCACTGTGGATCATGCGAATCAAGATACATCTGCGGCGGCTGCAGAGCACGCGCCCTATCCTACCTTGGGGACATCCGTTCACCGGACCCCGGCTGTGTGAACAACATGAGTGAATGGTGCAGAATCTGTGGAGAAAAAGAGACTGGTGGTGTTTAA
- a CDS encoding B12-binding domain-containing radical SAM protein: MLINPEDRTAVKNKLGFVLPPLNLMYLGASLERASFSVKIIDDDLRRMGVEGVARLVERINPFIVGITATTATIRTSLEYIKAIKDRLPNVLTVIGGPHPTFLPVDTLRECRDLDVVVMGEGEATIVDLAENHERGGSLDGVAGITYREGDRIRTNEPRPLIEDLDEIPFPARHLVPFRDYETSSQDAGGMITSRGCVYPCRYCSSSLIMGKKFRFRSPENVVDEVEELVEVYGLHDIAFLDDTFMLHRPRAREISEEIRRRNLDVSFVTSSRVDMVQESLLRDLRNAGMSTIYYGVESGCQRVLDMMKKGITVKQAEDAVRVTKKVGVDVITSFILGYPGEKPSEMDRTIDFSIKLDPDYSQYSILTPFPGTPIYAELKSQGLIEDDWENYTVIKPVIKYEKLGLSRELIQKKLVKAYIKFYSRPRYLLKHSYMIRVFFETLYRTYIEPKIPFKKDR, from the coding sequence GTGCTTATAAACCCCGAGGACAGGACAGCCGTGAAAAATAAACTGGGCTTTGTTTTGCCGCCCCTCAACCTGATGTACCTTGGAGCCTCCCTTGAAAGGGCATCCTTCAGTGTTAAGATAATCGACGATGACCTCCGGAGAATGGGAGTTGAGGGGGTTGCCAGACTCGTTGAGAGGATCAACCCCTTCATCGTGGGAATAACCGCAACCACCGCAACAATAAGAACATCTCTCGAGTACATAAAGGCCATAAAGGATCGTTTACCCAACGTCCTGACGGTTATAGGCGGTCCTCACCCCACATTTCTCCCTGTAGACACACTGAGGGAGTGCAGGGACCTTGATGTTGTTGTCATGGGTGAGGGTGAGGCCACCATCGTTGACCTTGCAGAGAACCATGAGAGGGGAGGATCCCTGGATGGTGTTGCAGGTATCACCTACCGCGAGGGTGACAGGATACGGACAAACGAACCCCGGCCCCTCATAGAGGACCTTGATGAGATACCCTTCCCCGCAAGGCACCTGGTGCCCTTCAGGGACTATGAGACATCCAGCCAGGACGCCGGGGGGATGATAACCAGCCGCGGCTGTGTCTACCCCTGCAGGTACTGTTCATCATCCCTCATAATGGGTAAGAAGTTCAGATTCAGGAGCCCGGAGAACGTAGTGGATGAGGTTGAGGAACTTGTGGAGGTTTATGGCCTCCATGATATAGCATTCCTTGACGACACCTTCATGCTCCACCGACCCCGTGCCAGGGAGATCTCTGAGGAGATCCGGAGGAGGAACCTTGATGTGAGCTTTGTCACGTCCTCAAGGGTGGATATGGTCCAGGAGTCCCTTCTCAGGGACCTGAGGAACGCTGGAATGAGCACAATATATTATGGCGTTGAATCAGGGTGTCAGCGCGTCCTTGATATGATGAAAAAGGGCATAACCGTGAAGCAGGCCGAGGATGCTGTGAGGGTCACCAAGAAGGTTGGGGTGGATGTCATAACATCCTTCATACTGGGATATCCCGGTGAAAAACCCTCCGAGATGGACCGGACCATAGACTTTTCAATAAAGCTTGACCCGGACTACAGCCAGTACTCAATACTGACCCCATTCCCCGGCACCCCGATCTATGCGGAGCTCAAGAGCCAGGGACTCATCGAAGATGACTGGGAGAATTACACCGTTATAAAGCCGGTTATCAAATACGAGAAGCTCGGACTGAGCCGTGAACTCATCCAGAAAAAACTCGTGAAGGCCTACATCAAGTT